A genomic segment from Tuwongella immobilis encodes:
- a CDS encoding PQQ-like beta-propeller repeat protein — MMRPRFVLSLVISVFGISGIAADWPTWRGPTRDGISTEREFPTQWSATENIAWKVALPGGGHSSPIVSGDRIFVTACKESTQERLLLCYSRDDGKLIWQQTVLTAPLEKKHGLNSFASSTPATDGKFVYVSFLDGKRMQVACYDLDGKRIWAQSPGEFHSKHGFCSPPLIDGDLVIFNGDQDALAYLVAYDKATGQERWRADRPNRTRSYCPPIVIEAAGRRQLVLSGSKSVASYDVATGQQIWVMDGPTEQFVASLVYHQGLLFLTAGYPTYHIMAIRPNLTGNVTKSAVVWHETKGAAYVPSPIAWGDCVYVVADGGVASCLDVKTGKRHWMERLGRHHSASPVAANGLLYFLDDDGAMHIVKAGTEFDVIGKNKLGEACYASPALSNGQIFIRGEKHLFCIGAKAANR, encoded by the coding sequence ATGATGCGTCCGCGATTTGTGCTGTCTCTTGTCATTTCGGTGTTCGGAATTTCTGGAATTGCTGCGGACTGGCCGACCTGGCGCGGCCCAACGCGCGACGGCATCAGCACGGAACGCGAATTCCCGACACAATGGAGTGCGACCGAAAACATCGCCTGGAAGGTAGCGTTGCCCGGAGGCGGGCATTCTTCGCCGATTGTCTCCGGTGATCGAATTTTCGTTACAGCGTGCAAGGAATCGACTCAGGAACGGTTGCTGCTCTGTTACTCGCGTGATGATGGCAAACTCATTTGGCAGCAAACGGTGTTGACCGCGCCGCTGGAAAAGAAGCACGGTCTGAACAGCTTTGCCAGCAGTACCCCCGCGACCGATGGCAAGTTCGTGTATGTGTCATTTCTTGACGGAAAGCGAATGCAGGTCGCGTGTTACGATCTCGATGGCAAGCGGATTTGGGCGCAATCGCCGGGCGAATTCCACTCCAAGCATGGATTTTGTAGCCCGCCGTTGATTGATGGCGATTTGGTGATTTTCAACGGCGATCAAGATGCGCTCGCCTATCTGGTGGCTTACGACAAAGCCACGGGGCAGGAACGCTGGCGGGCGGATCGGCCCAATCGAACTCGTTCGTACTGTCCCCCGATTGTGATCGAAGCGGCGGGTCGGCGGCAACTGGTGCTGTCCGGAAGTAAGTCGGTGGCCAGTTATGATGTGGCGACCGGCCAGCAAATTTGGGTGATGGACGGCCCGACGGAGCAGTTTGTTGCCTCGCTGGTTTACCACCAAGGACTGCTGTTTCTCACGGCTGGCTATCCGACCTATCACATTATGGCGATTCGTCCCAATCTCACGGGGAACGTCACCAAGTCGGCCGTGGTTTGGCACGAGACCAAAGGCGCAGCGTATGTACCTTCCCCAATCGCTTGGGGGGATTGTGTTTACGTCGTAGCAGATGGCGGTGTCGCGAGTTGTCTCGATGTGAAGACGGGCAAGCGACATTGGATGGAACGACTGGGGCGACACCACAGCGCCTCGCCAGTGGCCGCCAATGGGCTGCTCTACTTTCTGGATGATGACGGGGCGATGCACATTGTCAAAGCCGGAACCGAATTTGATGTGATCGGCAAGAATAAACTCGGCGAAGCGTGCTATGCCTCGCCGGCGCTGTCGAATGGGCAAATTTTCATTCGAGGCGAGAAGCATCTGTTTTGCATTGGAGCGAAAGCCGCCAATCGCTGA
- a CDS encoding DUF1501 domain-containing protein, giving the protein MLRVLGSPKRMCDGMTRRDAIIAGGLGGLGIGLEGFLRQQAAQAASPRESVANSLPGFGRAKSVILLFLYGSPSQLETFDMKPDAPAEIRGEMKPIRSSLPGLDVCELLPSTAKVMDKVSVIRSVTHKHPIHGVAFATTGVPDIDVPMELNPHDQRHWPFIGSVVTYLEQQRNPRSAQKPVPDNIALPWAFSSRRVGEVQRAGPYAAFLGSAYNPHYAEFEGKANAKITKMLRNEYVEFDEPYVGISRDCKFNLGDATKMTSEMTIDRLNHRKSLLDQLDTARRQFDTSAATKSMDKHRAMAYSLIGSDAVRTALDVQRESMSVRDQYGHTVFGQGCLAARRLVEAGSKFVTVFWDEFGLAGSGWDTHWEHYPRMRNELMPGFDKGFYGLINDLQQRGTLDDTLVVCLSEHGRTPKIQNVKGGGRDHWSRAYSVVMAGAGLKRGFVLGKTDSIGGDVVDRPISPKDILATIYHLLGIDLETHLFDRTNRPQILVPGGQVIPEIIA; this is encoded by the coding sequence ATGCTGCGAGTACTCGGTTCGCCCAAGCGAATGTGCGACGGAATGACCCGTCGCGATGCCATCATTGCCGGGGGATTGGGGGGGCTAGGCATCGGCCTGGAGGGGTTCCTCCGCCAACAAGCGGCCCAAGCGGCCTCGCCTCGGGAGAGTGTCGCCAATTCGCTGCCGGGCTTCGGTCGCGCCAAATCGGTGATTCTGCTGTTTCTCTACGGCAGCCCCAGCCAGCTTGAAACTTTCGATATGAAGCCGGACGCCCCCGCCGAAATCCGCGGGGAGATGAAGCCGATTCGCTCATCGTTGCCCGGGCTGGATGTCTGCGAACTGCTGCCATCGACCGCCAAAGTCATGGACAAAGTCAGTGTGATTCGCAGCGTCACCCACAAGCATCCCATTCACGGGGTGGCATTTGCGACAACGGGCGTGCCGGATATCGATGTGCCGATGGAGTTGAACCCGCACGATCAACGGCATTGGCCGTTCATCGGTTCGGTGGTGACCTATCTCGAACAGCAACGCAATCCCCGCAGTGCGCAAAAGCCGGTGCCCGATAACATTGCGCTGCCTTGGGCGTTCTCCAGTCGCCGCGTCGGGGAAGTGCAGCGGGCCGGTCCCTATGCCGCGTTTCTGGGCAGTGCCTACAATCCCCACTACGCCGAATTCGAAGGCAAAGCCAATGCGAAGATCACGAAAATGCTTCGCAACGAATATGTGGAATTCGACGAGCCGTATGTCGGGATCAGCCGCGATTGCAAATTCAATCTCGGCGATGCGACAAAGATGACCAGTGAAATGACGATTGACCGATTGAATCACCGGAAGTCGTTGTTGGATCAACTGGATACGGCACGTCGGCAATTCGATACGTCCGCCGCGACCAAGTCGATGGACAAGCATCGGGCGATGGCGTATTCGCTGATTGGCAGCGATGCGGTGCGAACGGCGTTGGATGTGCAGCGCGAATCGATGTCCGTGCGCGATCAATACGGGCATACGGTCTTTGGCCAAGGCTGTCTCGCCGCACGCCGGTTGGTCGAAGCGGGGTCGAAATTTGTCACCGTGTTCTGGGACGAATTCGGGCTCGCTGGGTCGGGGTGGGATACGCACTGGGAACATTACCCGCGGATGCGAAATGAGTTGATGCCCGGCTTCGACAAAGGCTTCTACGGTCTCATCAATGACTTGCAGCAACGGGGCACGTTGGACGATACCCTGGTGGTCTGCCTCAGCGAACATGGCCGCACGCCGAAAATTCAGAATGTCAAAGGTGGGGGCCGCGATCACTGGTCCCGAGCGTATTCGGTGGTGATGGCTGGGGCGGGGCTGAAGCGCGGATTTGTGCTGGGCAAGACCGATAGCATTGGTGGGGATGTGGTCGATCGGCCAATCTCGCCGAAAGATATTCTGGCGACGATTTATCACTTGCTCGGGATTGATCTGGAAACGCATCTGTTCGACCGCACCAATCGGCCTCAGATTCTCGTGCCCGGCGGTCAGGTGATTCCGGAAATTATTGCGTGA
- a CDS encoding DUF1559 domain-containing protein produces the protein MSRIRCRRSRLGFTLIELLVVIAIIAILIGLLLPAVQKVREAAARMTCQNNLKQLGLAAANFESSNGTLPPSLVINVGAAPGSAGQPGFPYPLILHSWAVNLLPFIEQENLFRNYNLNFPWLSSPTIVPGTPDNAAVVRTPVKTFICPSTPRPATTLMSGTKSFVATFPYTTAPSDYATCTSINTGSINFFGYPAGTTSVTLAGAMRFDAKGAGLGLVGIGASSPIAITGITDGTSNTILLFEDAGRPERWIGGVRVNASSQTDGGWGDHESDYGLDGVTVNRATNPPTSTGPGNCVINCDNDNETYAFHTGGANHVFTDGSVRFIRDSISPQTYAALITAQGGGLTPSEVSPSID, from the coding sequence ATGTCTCGCATCCGCTGCCGTCGATCTCGGCTTGGGTTCACGCTGATTGAACTCTTGGTGGTCATCGCCATCATTGCCATCCTCATCGGGTTGTTGCTGCCGGCGGTCCAAAAGGTCCGCGAAGCCGCCGCTCGAATGACCTGCCAAAACAACCTGAAACAGTTGGGGCTGGCCGCCGCCAATTTCGAATCGTCCAACGGGACGCTTCCGCCCAGTCTGGTCATCAATGTGGGAGCCGCACCGGGAAGCGCGGGCCAACCCGGATTCCCCTACCCGCTGATTCTGCATTCCTGGGCCGTGAATCTGTTGCCGTTCATCGAGCAGGAAAACCTGTTCCGCAACTACAACCTGAACTTCCCCTGGCTCTCCTCGCCCACGATTGTGCCGGGCACGCCGGATAACGCCGCAGTCGTTCGCACGCCGGTGAAGACGTTCATCTGCCCATCGACTCCACGTCCTGCAACCACGTTGATGAGCGGCACCAAATCGTTCGTGGCGACCTTCCCGTACACGACGGCCCCAAGTGATTACGCCACCTGTACTTCCATCAACACTGGCTCGATCAACTTCTTTGGCTACCCGGCAGGAACCACCTCGGTGACCTTGGCCGGGGCGATGCGATTCGACGCCAAGGGGGCGGGGCTGGGCCTGGTCGGAATCGGCGCTTCCTCGCCAATCGCCATCACCGGCATCACCGACGGTACCTCCAACACGATTCTGCTGTTTGAAGATGCGGGCCGACCGGAACGCTGGATTGGTGGCGTGCGCGTCAATGCCAGCAGCCAAACCGATGGCGGCTGGGGCGACCACGAATCCGATTACGGGTTGGACGGGGTCACCGTCAACCGTGCCACCAATCCGCCGACCAGCACCGGGCCGGGCAATTGCGTCATCAATTGCGATAACGATAACGAAACCTACGCCTTCCACACCGGCGGCGCAAACCATGTCTTCACCGATGGTTCGGTGCGATTCATCCGCGATAGCATCTCGCCGCAAACCTATGCGGCGCTGATCACCGCACAAGGCGGTGGCTTGACTCCGTCGGAAGTCAGCCCCTCAATCGACTAA